A genomic region of Mycolicibacterium poriferae contains the following coding sequences:
- the pstB gene encoding phosphate ABC transporter ATP-binding protein PstB has translation MTDKTTAPATHQTEEEERPAVQALPSVEETARESREQRGEPQSETERETLFAVDDLTVRYGKKPAVEDVTFDIYKNNITALIGPSGCGKSTLIRCFNRMNDLIPAASIEGHIRYHGQDLYDPAVDAVEVRKRIGMVFQAPNPFPKSIFENIAFGPRVLGTKKKSDLDDIVEEALTRAALWDDVKDRLDDNAYGMSGGQQQRLCIARSIATKPDVVLMDEPCSALDPISTGKIEDLMMELKKDYSIIVVTHNMQQAARVSDMTAFLMVQLDDDEENPRGRLVEYNQTDKIFTNPADERTEQYVSGRVG, from the coding sequence ATGACAGACAAGACCACAGCCCCAGCCACTCATCAGACCGAAGAGGAGGAGCGGCCCGCCGTCCAGGCACTGCCCTCGGTCGAAGAGACCGCGCGCGAATCACGCGAACAGCGCGGCGAGCCGCAGAGCGAGACCGAGCGCGAAACACTCTTCGCGGTCGATGATCTCACCGTTCGCTACGGTAAGAAACCGGCGGTCGAGGATGTCACCTTCGACATCTACAAGAACAACATCACCGCGCTGATCGGGCCGTCGGGATGCGGCAAGAGCACGCTGATCCGGTGCTTCAACCGGATGAACGACCTCATCCCGGCCGCGAGCATCGAGGGCCACATCCGCTATCACGGTCAGGATCTCTACGACCCCGCTGTCGACGCCGTCGAGGTCCGCAAGCGCATCGGCATGGTGTTCCAGGCGCCCAACCCGTTCCCCAAGTCGATCTTCGAGAACATCGCCTTCGGCCCACGGGTGCTGGGGACCAAGAAGAAAAGCGACCTCGACGACATCGTCGAGGAGGCCCTCACCCGGGCCGCGCTGTGGGACGACGTCAAGGACCGGTTGGACGACAACGCGTACGGCATGTCCGGCGGCCAGCAGCAGCGGTTGTGCATCGCGCGGTCGATCGCCACCAAGCCCGACGTGGTGCTGATGGACGAACCCTGCTCGGCGTTGGACCCGATCTCCACCGGCAAGATCGAAGATCTGATGATGGAGCTGAAGAAGGACTACTCGATCATCGTCGTGACGCACAACATGCAGCAGGCTGCGCGGGTTTCGGACATGACCGCGTTCCTGATGGTTCAGCTCGACGATGACGAGGAAAACCCTCGGGGGCGCCTTGTCGAGTACAACCAGACGGACAAGATCTTCACCAACCCCGCCGACGAACGCACCGAGCAGTACGTCTCCGGTCGGGTGGGCTGA
- a CDS encoding cation:proton antiporter domain-containing protein: MNLVNVALVVGAGVVLVLVLLSERLSSWSLPAPLLAVVIGAAIGPHALDALPFDRLAEYRDPLLTEGSRIALGVGLVGVALRLPHGYWRRNWRWIAGIIGAGMAVMWLTAAGLLLAVGVPLTLALLVGAMLTPTDPITTTPVVTGVNAEKYVPDRVRFNLSGESGVNDGLGFLFVMLPLLLLTVAPTGQAWTQWLVDVVLWKVLGAAVLAALAGYLFGKAYIVCRDRGYIDQGSLLIIAIPIGLFMLGLLKLIGTDGILGVFITAAVFGQVVQQSAEEVQDTVADALTRLLMIPLFLLLGVFLPLGEWAHMSPVLLLGLAAAVFVRRVVAVWLVSPAYRNLHTRQELAFMSWFGPIGVSALYYAMDASSRLGDERVFVYVSFAIAVSVVLHGLSTVPLSKWLASHNDRTTETAAPQKH; the protein is encoded by the coding sequence GTGAACTTGGTGAATGTCGCCCTCGTGGTGGGCGCCGGCGTGGTGTTGGTCCTGGTGCTGCTCTCGGAGCGGCTGAGCTCATGGAGCCTGCCCGCCCCGCTGCTGGCGGTCGTGATCGGCGCGGCCATCGGTCCGCACGCCCTCGACGCGCTTCCCTTCGACCGGCTCGCCGAATACCGCGACCCGCTGCTGACCGAAGGATCGCGCATTGCGCTCGGAGTGGGACTGGTCGGCGTGGCGTTACGGCTCCCGCACGGATACTGGAGACGGAACTGGCGCTGGATCGCCGGCATCATCGGCGCCGGCATGGCGGTGATGTGGTTGACGGCGGCCGGTCTCCTGCTCGCGGTGGGAGTGCCGTTGACCCTTGCGCTGCTGGTCGGTGCGATGCTGACCCCGACCGATCCGATCACCACCACGCCGGTCGTCACCGGCGTCAACGCCGAAAAATATGTGCCGGACCGGGTTCGCTTCAACCTGTCCGGTGAGAGTGGCGTCAACGACGGCCTCGGCTTCCTGTTCGTGATGCTGCCGTTGCTGCTGTTGACGGTGGCACCCACCGGCCAGGCGTGGACGCAGTGGCTGGTCGATGTGGTGCTGTGGAAGGTGCTCGGCGCCGCGGTGCTGGCGGCGCTGGCCGGGTATCTGTTCGGGAAGGCCTACATCGTCTGCCGGGACCGCGGCTACATCGACCAGGGCAGCCTGCTCATCATCGCCATCCCGATCGGGCTGTTCATGCTGGGTCTGCTCAAACTGATCGGAACCGACGGCATCCTCGGGGTGTTCATCACTGCGGCGGTGTTCGGACAGGTGGTGCAGCAGTCGGCCGAGGAGGTGCAGGACACCGTCGCCGACGCATTGACGCGGCTGCTGATGATCCCGCTGTTCCTGCTGCTGGGGGTGTTCCTCCCGCTCGGGGAGTGGGCCCATATGAGTCCGGTGTTGCTGCTCGGGCTCGCCGCCGCGGTGTTCGTGCGCCGCGTCGTTGCGGTGTGGCTGGTCAGCCCCGCCTACCGCAACCTGCACACCCGCCAGGAGCTCGCGTTCATGAGCTGGTTCGGACCTATCGGTGTGTCAGCGCTGTACTACGCGATGGACGCCTCGAGTCGATTGGGTGACGAGCGGGTCTTCGTCTACGTCTCGTTTGCGATCGCGGTATCCGTGGTGCTGCACGGTCTGTCGACTGTACCCCTGAGCAAGTGGCTGGCCAGCCACAACGACCGCACCACGGAAACCGCTGCACCGCAAAAGCATTGA
- a CDS encoding DUF2252 domain-containing protein, translating into MDEKAATRDELHHTAKALGLDLPAKATKGEILEVLASPSARQEPDGHREDGHDGADDGAEETDAGGRVSARPDDVSSRDGQPRIASQMEAFRVLAQARAEGQMVPLPRMLTGNDRRMHVRQTIREDHQLRIARHNEEAFGKFDKLASSRFSFFRGTALLFYRDMAGDDSWMPTVLAAGDVHPENFGVMPNADNVPIFGINDYDEVFYAPFTWDLKRGATGFLIAADEIGDHGSGKRRKIARSFVRGYADKVNVYAADNTEESADLRRDNAPKLIADLFDDATSGGRAKWLTKKYYNENKTGFRASKKLVPITSRRDEFQELIDRYVAESELVVPPRAGTMRVKDVAERRGQGTASLGLVRYYVMIEGPHADASDDLLLEFKQARRSALDGLVPHSEHVVDGNADRVVHGQRVQLVSGDVFYGSIKHRGISFLVRERSWFRDDIDLDDLSFTKWCEYARICGEVLAQAHALSDESGLLDHDVEPDIVDAMGVPDLFVDDIVRYAEEADERCRRDHDGFRADHELGAFRRIDLVYR; encoded by the coding sequence ATGGATGAGAAAGCCGCGACTCGGGACGAGCTCCACCACACCGCCAAGGCGTTGGGGCTCGATCTTCCGGCGAAAGCCACCAAAGGCGAGATTCTCGAAGTACTGGCAAGTCCGTCGGCGCGGCAGGAGCCCGACGGTCACCGGGAGGACGGGCACGACGGCGCGGACGATGGCGCCGAAGAGACGGACGCCGGAGGGCGGGTCTCAGCTCGCCCGGACGATGTGTCCAGCCGCGACGGTCAGCCGCGGATCGCCTCGCAGATGGAGGCTTTTCGCGTCCTCGCGCAGGCGCGCGCCGAGGGCCAGATGGTGCCGCTGCCGCGCATGCTGACGGGAAATGACCGGCGAATGCACGTGCGGCAGACGATCCGTGAAGACCATCAGCTGCGCATCGCCCGACACAACGAGGAAGCGTTCGGCAAGTTCGACAAGCTCGCGTCGTCGCGGTTCTCGTTCTTCCGTGGGACCGCCCTGTTGTTCTACCGGGATATGGCGGGTGACGACTCGTGGATGCCGACGGTGCTGGCAGCCGGCGATGTCCATCCGGAGAATTTCGGCGTCATGCCCAACGCCGACAACGTCCCGATCTTCGGCATCAACGACTACGACGAGGTCTTCTACGCCCCCTTCACCTGGGACCTCAAACGCGGCGCGACAGGCTTCCTGATCGCGGCCGACGAGATCGGCGACCACGGCAGCGGCAAGCGCCGCAAGATCGCGCGGTCGTTCGTGCGCGGCTACGCCGACAAGGTCAATGTCTATGCCGCTGACAACACCGAGGAGTCGGCCGACCTCCGCCGCGACAACGCCCCGAAGCTCATCGCCGACCTGTTCGACGACGCCACCTCGGGCGGCCGGGCCAAGTGGCTGACGAAGAAGTACTACAACGAGAACAAGACCGGCTTCCGCGCCAGCAAGAAGCTGGTGCCCATCACCAGCCGTCGCGACGAATTCCAAGAGCTGATCGACCGGTACGTCGCCGAATCCGAGCTGGTGGTGCCCCCACGTGCTGGGACGATGCGCGTCAAAGACGTCGCCGAGCGACGCGGCCAGGGCACAGCGTCGCTGGGGCTCGTGCGCTATTACGTGATGATCGAAGGGCCCCACGCCGACGCCTCCGATGATCTGCTGCTGGAGTTCAAGCAGGCCCGCCGTTCCGCGCTGGACGGCCTCGTACCGCACTCCGAGCACGTCGTCGACGGCAACGCCGACCGCGTCGTGCACGGTCAGCGCGTCCAGTTGGTCAGCGGGGACGTGTTCTACGGCAGCATCAAGCACCGCGGTATCAGCTTCCTGGTGCGGGAGCGGTCGTGGTTCCGCGACGACATCGACCTCGATGATCTGTCGTTCACGAAGTGGTGCGAGTACGCCCGGATCTGCGGCGAGGTGCTCGCCCAGGCGCACGCACTGTCCGACGAGTCCGGCCTGCTGGACCACGACGTCGAACCGGACATCGTCGACGCCATGGGGGTCCCCGACCTTTTCGTCGACGACATCGTGCGCTACGCCGAGGAAGCCGACGAGCGATGCCGGCGTGACCACGATGGTTTCCGTGCCGATCACGAGCTGGGCGCCTTCCGCCGCATCGATCTGGTCTACCGCTGA
- a CDS encoding sodium:calcium antiporter, translated as MVESLTTNLLVFVVAAGLIGGGGVLLTRRAEEIAKITGLGDLLTGAILIGAVTSLSGSIMSVSATWNGDASLAVSNAVGGIAVQTTFLAIADMTYRRANLEHAAASEPNLLQGVVLVGLLALPLFAMALPGLGSHGIHPVSVLIVAGYVLGLRLTRGAERAPMWQPRLTSETPPEKAADETPPLSVVQTWLSFIALAALVSVCGWVLSQVAPTLSAQVGMDQSLMGGIFTATATSLPELVVAVTAVRRGSLSLAVGDILGGNSYDLLILVVLDAVYRDGTIYSAVGPAEMAWVVLSIVLVSTLMLGLLRRQKHGVGNVGFETVLMLALYAGGVAAITLS; from the coding sequence GTGGTTGAGTCGTTGACCACCAACCTGCTCGTCTTCGTCGTCGCGGCAGGGCTGATCGGCGGCGGCGGCGTGCTGCTGACCCGACGGGCTGAGGAGATCGCCAAGATCACCGGCCTGGGTGACCTGCTCACGGGGGCGATCTTGATCGGCGCGGTCACATCACTGTCGGGTTCGATCATGTCGGTATCGGCCACGTGGAACGGCGACGCTTCGCTGGCGGTGAGCAATGCCGTCGGCGGGATCGCCGTGCAGACCACGTTCCTGGCGATCGCCGACATGACGTACCGCCGGGCCAACCTGGAGCATGCCGCTGCGTCCGAGCCGAACCTGCTGCAGGGTGTGGTCTTGGTCGGTCTGCTCGCGCTGCCGCTGTTCGCCATGGCGTTGCCGGGGCTGGGAAGCCACGGCATCCATCCGGTGTCAGTGCTGATCGTGGCGGGATACGTGCTTGGCCTGCGGCTGACGCGCGGCGCCGAACGAGCGCCGATGTGGCAACCGCGACTGACGTCGGAGACACCCCCGGAGAAGGCCGCGGACGAAACGCCGCCGCTGAGTGTCGTGCAGACCTGGCTCAGCTTCATCGCCCTCGCAGCGTTGGTCTCGGTGTGCGGCTGGGTGCTGTCCCAGGTCGCGCCGACGTTGTCGGCGCAGGTCGGTATGGATCAGTCCCTGATGGGCGGGATCTTCACCGCCACTGCGACATCGCTGCCCGAACTGGTGGTCGCCGTCACGGCTGTGCGCCGTGGGTCGCTGTCATTGGCGGTCGGCGACATCCTCGGCGGCAACTCCTACGACCTGCTGATCTTGGTGGTTTTGGACGCCGTATACCGGGACGGCACAATCTATTCAGCGGTCGGGCCTGCGGAAATGGCCTGGGTGGTGCTGTCGATCGTGCTGGTGTCGACGCTGATGCTGGGATTGCTCCGCCGCCAGAAGCACGGGGTGGGCAACGTCGGCTTCGAAACGGTCCTGATGCTCGCTCTGTACGCCGGCGGCGTCGCGGCCATCACGCTGTCCTGA
- a CDS encoding cytochrome P450, producing the protein MWRRRHAMVAIVRPPSLPSPPLMAPLFGGLYAAAYGVGGQPLVRRLVQNYGPVIALPVLGYGRVVAVADPALAKQVFTAKPDVLLGGEGVGPAAAIYGRRSMFVLEEPEHLRRRKLLTPPLHGDILRSYVPAIEAATQAAMASWPSDSPVRMLDAGRDLTLDVIVQVIFGVHAAEDIERLGKPFADLLDLALSTETPIRYAARRLGTLRSWGTLRDVNRRIDDIVLPLIARRRANAERGRATDVLSMLVDARGEDGDQLSDNEIRADVITLMLAGHETTATTLAWLVDLLAHHPDVQRRVRAEIGTGGTDYTEAVINETLRLRPPAPITGRMTAEKYRLGDYTLPAGTRIVLLLDAINRDPETYPDPDTFDPERFVGTRPNPYGWVPFGGGIKRCIGASFSMCELTTILHTMLAQAELRPASRRLESPATHAAPVIVPRHGAQVYVSPLSRPIEASA; encoded by the coding sequence ATGTGGCGGCGTCGGCATGCCATGGTGGCAATCGTGCGTCCACCGAGTTTGCCCTCTCCTCCACTGATGGCCCCGTTGTTCGGAGGCCTCTATGCCGCGGCGTACGGGGTCGGCGGTCAGCCGCTGGTGCGCCGACTGGTGCAGAACTACGGCCCGGTGATCGCACTGCCCGTCCTCGGCTACGGCCGCGTCGTCGCCGTCGCAGACCCCGCCCTCGCCAAGCAGGTGTTCACCGCCAAACCCGATGTGCTGCTGGGCGGTGAAGGGGTAGGACCGGCCGCTGCGATCTACGGTCGCCGGTCGATGTTCGTGCTGGAGGAACCGGAACATCTGCGGCGGCGCAAGCTGCTCACCCCGCCGCTGCACGGAGACATCCTGCGGAGCTACGTCCCGGCCATCGAGGCCGCAACCCAGGCGGCGATGGCGTCCTGGCCGTCGGACTCACCGGTCCGGATGCTCGACGCCGGTCGCGACCTGACGCTCGATGTGATCGTGCAGGTGATCTTCGGGGTGCATGCGGCCGAGGACATCGAACGGCTCGGAAAACCGTTCGCAGACCTGCTGGACTTGGCACTGTCCACCGAGACCCCGATTCGTTACGCGGCGCGCCGGCTCGGAACCCTGCGTTCCTGGGGCACGCTGAGGGACGTCAATCGCAGGATCGACGACATTGTGCTGCCACTCATCGCCCGTCGGCGCGCGAACGCGGAGCGCGGTCGCGCCACCGACGTGCTGAGCATGCTGGTCGATGCGCGCGGAGAGGACGGCGATCAGCTGTCGGACAACGAGATTCGAGCTGATGTCATCACGCTCATGCTCGCTGGACACGAGACGACGGCCACCACCCTGGCGTGGCTGGTGGACCTGCTGGCGCATCACCCCGACGTGCAGCGGCGTGTACGCGCCGAGATCGGCACCGGAGGTACCGATTACACCGAGGCGGTGATCAACGAGACGCTGCGCTTGCGGCCGCCGGCACCGATCACCGGCAGGATGACCGCCGAGAAATATCGATTGGGCGACTACACGCTGCCGGCCGGAACACGGATCGTCCTGCTGCTCGACGCCATCAACCGTGACCCGGAGACTTACCCCGACCCAGACACGTTCGATCCCGAGCGTTTCGTCGGGACCCGTCCTAACCCCTACGGCTGGGTGCCCTTCGGCGGAGGAATCAAGCGCTGCATCGGCGCCAGCTTCTCGATGTGTGAGCTGACCACGATCCTGCACACCATGCTCGCCCAGGCCGAACTCCGGCCCGCGAGCCGCCGACTGGAGTCGCCGGCCACGCACGCCGCCCCAGTCATCGTCCCGCGCCACGGTGCCCAGGTGTACGTCAGTCCGCTGTCGCGTCCGATCGAGGCGTCGGCCTGA
- a CDS encoding HNH endonuclease: MFESLFDVDPGASEAELRAVIERCEHLKSAAAAAQARATALWAAQRADAEKTAGVPAAKRGRGLASEVALARRDAPACGARHLGLARALAHEMPHTLAALQAGVLSEWRATLIVRESACLSVEHRAELDAELCADPTRLTGWGNQRITAEAAKIAARLDAAAVVERARKAPADRAVWTRPAPDAMVYVTALLPVAQGVGIYAALKRQADLTCDGRSRGQVMADTLYERATGESATAPVAVALNLVMADTALFGADTSPAWVQGYGPVPAAVARHLLADAATAAQTEAKATLRRLYRHPTSGQLVAMESRARFFPPGLARFIDVRDQTCRTPYCDAPIRHRDHATPDRDGGPTSARNGLGTCETCNYAKDAPGWTVTTTDDDGTHTATYTTPTGATYYSLAPPAPGTPVTRRSIIEDGLSIDLITFNAA; encoded by the coding sequence GTGTTCGAAAGTTTGTTCGATGTCGATCCTGGCGCGTCGGAGGCTGAGCTGCGCGCCGTCATCGAGCGCTGCGAGCACCTGAAATCCGCCGCGGCCGCCGCCCAAGCCCGCGCGACCGCCCTGTGGGCCGCCCAACGCGCCGACGCCGAGAAGACCGCCGGGGTTCCGGCCGCCAAGCGGGGGCGGGGCCTGGCCAGCGAGGTCGCCCTGGCCCGGCGCGACGCCCCGGCGTGCGGGGCCCGCCACCTGGGGCTCGCGCGGGCCCTGGCCCACGAGATGCCCCACACCCTGGCCGCGCTGCAGGCCGGGGTGCTCTCGGAGTGGCGGGCCACCCTGATCGTGCGCGAGTCGGCCTGTTTGAGTGTCGAGCACCGCGCTGAGTTGGACGCCGAGTTGTGCGCCGACCCCACCCGGCTGACCGGGTGGGGAAATCAGCGCATCACCGCCGAAGCCGCGAAGATCGCCGCCCGGTTGGATGCCGCCGCGGTCGTCGAGCGGGCCCGCAAAGCCCCCGCGGATCGGGCGGTGTGGACCCGCCCGGCCCCTGATGCCATGGTCTATGTCACCGCGCTGCTGCCCGTGGCCCAGGGCGTCGGCATCTACGCGGCGTTGAAACGCCAAGCCGACCTCACCTGCGACGGGCGCTCACGCGGACAGGTGATGGCCGACACCCTCTACGAACGCGCCACCGGCGAGTCCGCCACCGCGCCGGTGGCGGTGGCGCTGAACCTGGTCATGGCTGACACCGCCTTGTTCGGCGCCGACACCAGCCCCGCCTGGGTGCAGGGCTACGGCCCTGTGCCGGCCGCGGTGGCCCGTCATCTGCTCGCCGACGCCGCCACCGCCGCCCAAACCGAGGCCAAAGCCACCCTGCGCCGCCTCTACCGCCACCCCACCTCCGGACAGTTGGTGGCGATGGAGTCACGGGCCCGGTTCTTCCCGCCCGGGCTGGCCCGGTTCATCGACGTGCGCGACCAAACCTGCCGCACCCCCTACTGCGACGCCCCGATCCGCCACCGCGACCACGCCACCCCCGACCGCGACGGTGGGCCGACCAGCGCACGCAACGGCCTGGGCACCTGTGAAACCTGCAACTACGCCAAAGACGCCCCCGGCTGGACCGTCACCACCACCGACGACGACGGCACCCACACCGCCACCTACACCACCCCCACCGGGGCGACCTACTACTCCCTGGCCCCACCAGCCCCCGGAACCCCCGTCACCCGCCGCAGCATCATCGAAGACGGACTGAGCATCGACCTCATCACCTTCAACGCCGCATAG
- a CDS encoding YihY/virulence factor BrkB family protein: protein MLWERDRRQLQARLSRRVLAAKTRLEREGADRFAQLPRPLQQVARLIWHTGRGAIDDRVPGLAAEAALFTLISLPALLLALIGSLGFVAATLGPEGTQEFTELVLGIPESFLSDPTYAAYERAVNTVLAQTQGRVVSISLVLSIWTGSRAINRYLETITIAYGVPPRSGWRRRLLALGMTLGAMVGAVALLPPMVFGPRLVEWLAPDAVADTTLRVLDVMFWPSVIVLVLAALATLYHVGVPWQTPWRRDLPGAVLAVALWLIASAGLRAYLTMSASTDAVFSQLAVPIAVVLWLYLTAFAVLLGAEFNAAIERMWPHDSYPWRLRQLRKQLITQANDEQGDRP from the coding sequence ATGCTCTGGGAACGCGATCGGCGGCAACTGCAGGCTCGACTGTCCCGACGCGTCCTGGCCGCCAAAACGAGACTCGAGCGCGAAGGCGCCGATCGCTTCGCGCAGCTGCCCCGCCCACTGCAGCAGGTCGCCAGGCTGATCTGGCATACCGGCCGCGGGGCGATCGACGACCGGGTGCCCGGCCTCGCGGCCGAGGCAGCACTGTTCACGCTGATCTCGCTTCCAGCGTTGCTGCTGGCCCTCATCGGATCACTGGGTTTCGTCGCCGCCACGCTGGGGCCTGAGGGTACGCAGGAGTTCACCGAGCTGGTGCTCGGCATCCCGGAGTCCTTCCTGTCCGACCCGACCTATGCGGCGTACGAACGGGCGGTGAACACCGTGCTTGCCCAAACCCAAGGTCGGGTGGTCTCCATCAGCCTGGTGCTCAGCATCTGGACGGGATCCCGGGCGATCAATCGCTACCTCGAGACGATCACCATCGCCTACGGTGTCCCTCCGCGCTCGGGGTGGCGACGTCGACTGTTGGCGTTGGGCATGACCCTCGGAGCAATGGTCGGCGCGGTGGCACTGCTGCCACCGATGGTATTCGGGCCGCGGCTTGTGGAATGGCTGGCCCCGGACGCTGTCGCGGATACCACGCTGCGTGTGCTCGATGTGATGTTCTGGCCCAGCGTCATCGTTCTTGTGCTTGCCGCTCTGGCCACGCTCTATCACGTCGGAGTGCCTTGGCAGACCCCCTGGCGCCGAGATCTGCCGGGAGCCGTTCTGGCGGTGGCGCTGTGGCTGATCGCGTCTGCAGGGTTGCGTGCGTACCTGACCATGAGCGCGAGCACGGACGCCGTGTTCAGTCAGCTGGCCGTTCCGATCGCCGTGGTCTTGTGGCTGTACCTCACCGCGTTCGCGGTGTTGCTCGGTGCCGAGTTCAATGCCGCCATCGAACGAATGTGGCCGCACGACAGCTATCCCTGGCGGCTGCGCCAGTTGCGGAAACAGCTGATCACTCAGGCGAACGACGAGCAAGGAGACAGACCGTGA
- a CDS encoding DUF427 domain-containing protein, protein MAAARGRVEPSPRRVRGFVGDKLIFDTMSARYVWEVPYYPQYYIPLNDVQPSALQDENHAQTVQFGPSRLFSVVGPKATHQSAARVFDDDGGPVSGLVRFEWSALSWFEEDEPIYGHPRNPYARVDALRSHRHIAVAVDGVPLAETRSPVLLFETGLPTRYYIDRTDVSFEHLEPTDTQTLCPYKGVTSGYWSVRVGDAVHTDLAWTYHTPLPAVAPIANMIAFYNEKVDITLDGVALPRPQTHFS, encoded by the coding sequence ATGGCGGCCGCCCGGGGACGCGTCGAACCCTCGCCGCGGCGTGTCCGCGGGTTTGTCGGTGACAAGCTGATCTTCGACACCATGTCGGCGCGCTACGTGTGGGAAGTGCCCTACTATCCCCAGTACTACATCCCGCTCAACGACGTCCAACCGTCGGCTTTGCAGGACGAAAATCACGCGCAGACAGTGCAGTTCGGCCCGTCTCGACTCTTCTCGGTGGTCGGGCCGAAGGCGACACACCAGTCGGCCGCCCGCGTGTTCGACGACGACGGCGGACCCGTGAGCGGTCTCGTGCGCTTCGAGTGGTCGGCGCTGTCGTGGTTCGAAGAGGACGAACCGATCTACGGTCATCCACGCAATCCGTACGCCCGCGTCGATGCGCTGCGCTCGCACCGGCACATCGCCGTGGCAGTAGACGGAGTTCCTCTCGCAGAGACCCGCAGTCCCGTTCTGCTGTTCGAAACAGGGCTGCCAACGCGGTATTACATCGACCGGACCGACGTGTCGTTCGAGCATCTGGAACCGACGGACACCCAGACACTGTGCCCTTACAAGGGCGTCACCTCCGGGTATTGGTCGGTGCGTGTGGGAGACGCTGTCCACACCGATCTGGCGTGGACGTACCACACGCCGTTGCCGGCGGTGGCCCCGATCGCGAATATGATTGCGTTCTACAACGAGAAGGTCGACATCACGCTCGACGGGGTGGCGCTGCCGCGGCCACAGACACACTTCAGCTGA
- a CDS encoding lipoprotein LpqH, with product MRGAALWLPTAMAVVAASACSTPPSALGTRTAEVRIADGSAERFPVICNQYEWQWIIETPESDPGFTAIVNTGETVTAELVHLRGVDGFSGTFGRDVVGEGTARVDNGVFHISGTAFGGTEDDPAAMLDREFRISTDC from the coding sequence ATGCGAGGCGCCGCGTTGTGGTTGCCGACCGCGATGGCCGTGGTCGCCGCTTCCGCGTGCTCCACGCCACCCAGCGCTCTCGGAACCCGCACCGCCGAAGTGCGGATCGCCGACGGGTCAGCAGAGCGCTTTCCCGTCATCTGCAACCAATACGAGTGGCAGTGGATCATCGAGACACCCGAGTCGGACCCAGGCTTCACCGCGATCGTGAACACCGGTGAAACCGTCACCGCCGAGCTGGTGCACTTGCGAGGCGTGGACGGGTTCTCCGGCACGTTCGGCCGCGACGTCGTCGGCGAGGGCACGGCGCGGGTCGACAACGGCGTCTTTCACATCTCCGGCACCGCGTTCGGAGGAACCGAAGACGATCCAGCGGCGATGCTCGACCGCGAGTTCAGAATCAGCACCGACTGCTGA
- a CDS encoding CobW family GTP-binding protein, with protein MTTPTDERVPVTVITGFLGSGKTTLVNRILTEQHGRRIAVIENEFGEVGIDDALVLDAEEEIFEMNNGCICCTVRGDLIRILGALMRRRDRFDQILIETTGLADPAPVAQTFFVDDEIRDRLRLDAIVTMVDAAHVLEHLDEVKPDDVENEAVDQVAFADRMVLNKVDLVDEPKLTAVESRLRSINSAAEIVRSQDAKVDLDRILDVGAFDLQRVLTDDPAFLEQTDHQHDQTVTSVGFQIDGDIDVDKLNDWLGELLGYRGVDIFRSKGILALENQSRQYVFQGVHMLFDGTEGREWRPDEPRTNRMVFIGRNLDRAELEAGFRGCLVNS; from the coding sequence ATGACCACACCAACCGATGAACGCGTACCGGTCACGGTGATCACCGGGTTTCTCGGCTCCGGCAAGACCACCTTGGTCAATCGTATTCTCACCGAACAGCACGGACGCCGAATCGCCGTGATCGAGAACGAGTTCGGTGAAGTCGGTATCGACGACGCCTTGGTGCTCGACGCCGAGGAGGAAATCTTCGAGATGAACAACGGATGCATCTGCTGCACCGTGCGGGGAGACCTGATCCGCATCCTCGGAGCGTTGATGCGACGTCGCGATCGATTCGACCAGATCCTCATCGAAACCACCGGGCTCGCCGACCCAGCGCCAGTCGCCCAGACATTCTTCGTCGACGACGAGATCCGCGACCGGCTTCGCCTTGATGCCATCGTCACCATGGTCGACGCCGCCCACGTACTCGAGCATCTCGACGAGGTCAAACCCGACGATGTCGAAAACGAAGCTGTCGATCAGGTTGCGTTCGCCGACCGGATGGTTCTCAACAAGGTCGATCTGGTCGACGAGCCAAAGCTGACGGCCGTGGAAAGCCGGTTACGCTCCATCAACAGTGCCGCGGAGATCGTGCGGTCCCAGGACGCGAAGGTCGACCTGGACCGCATTCTCGACGTGGGTGCCTTCGATCTGCAGCGGGTACTGACCGACGACCCGGCCTTCCTGGAGCAGACCGACCACCAACACGACCAGACAGTCACCTCGGTGGGCTTCCAGATCGACGGCGATATCGACGTCGACAAGCTCAATGACTGGCTTGGCGAACTCCTGGGCTACCGCGGTGTCGACATCTTCCGCAGCAAGGGCATCCTCGCACTGGAAAACCAGTCCCGCCAGTATGTCTTCCAGGGTGTGCACATGCTCTTCGACGGCACCGAAGGCCGGGAATGGCGGCCGGACGAGCCGCGGACCAATCGGATGGTGTTCATCGGCCGCAACCTCGACCGCGCCGAACTCGAAGCTGGGTTCCGGGGTTGTCTGGTGAACTCGTGA